TCATCTAGCCCTAACTGAAAGTAGAAACAGTAACATGTCACTCAGTTAGCCTAAAGATGACTCTGTAAGCACTTTAAGTCTGCGTGCAGCAAACGATCTCTGACACTTTTTGAGAGACTGAATCTCTTTCGATTCCGCGTCCTGTGCAGTTCCAGTTAACAGCTAATCAATCAAAGGTCAGAACAAATGAAGCGTAAAATGTTTGCTTGTTCTGCATAACATATCACAACGGGGAATTGCGAAGCTCTGCGGtaatagcctatatgtcaagactTCTTTCAACTCCTGTTGAATTTCATCAGAAAAAAACCCTCAATAACAAACTCAGACTTGTTAACCTGATAGGCCCGAATCACCTCAGCGACTAATGACGCACTGGGAGTGAATTTGATTataggagcagcagcagctccttcATTTGCAGTTCACATAAACAATATTTCAGGCGTGAATTCTCCTCAGAAGGGAGTCATAAGAGACAGAGACATTATAATAAGGCTTACTGAGCAATTTATTTTTGGCAATATAATGATTTGGATGGTTAGTTTTTGTTGTGCTTTCAGAATATAAGACTACTGAGCCTATATACTTCCTGAAAACACAAGCCACACCTACACCTAGTTATAAATACTGAGTACTGATACTTTCATTTCAGATTAGACGCTACAAAGGAAAGTGCGCAACATTTTTCCTAATACTGAAAAGGTCTTTTTCACAGTCATGAAAGTCCTTCTACTTGCTGCAGTGGTCGCCTTGATTCATGGCAGTTatggtaaatatattatattatgtcatGTACTGTTATACAATCTCCTCAAATCGTTTAATGATATTGCTGCTCTAATGTTATATtgttgtatgtattgtatgtttAATCTTCAAGTGTggttctgtttttttctctctcaaaaaTAGGCTATATTTATACAGTTGTTGTtgggtgtttgtgtatgtgtatgtgtgtgtgtgtaagtgtgcgtgtgtttgcgcGCGCGCGCGAGCGTGTGTCCCAGCCTgtttgtctgcctgcctgtctgttttTTAGTGCGTATGTCCTCTAgagaaaacactttattttctctTCTGTCACACTGATGGGTTTTCCCCTGGTGGTTACAAGGCTCAAACTCAAACAGGAAATGTTTGTGGAATTACCAAGGGACTGACGAGAAGTACAATTAAATATGTTGTGTGTTTAGACATATTGTTTACAGagacctgtttaaaaaaaaatctctactGTGAAAAACTAATGTAAACTGTTTTGTAGTGCAAGACTTATTTCCTGAggtgaaaagaaaaagtaatagCCTCTGTTGTCACATGACTCAGTAAAGTGGAAGAACCTGTTGCTGGTCATGTGGCCATGGTGACTTTAAAAGTATTGGCAGTTTTCCCACAGGAGCCTGAAACAAATGTCAGGAAAAGGGAGCTGTTGTTTTCACAGCGTTGCCCAGAACAGCAGCTAGATCCCTAGCGAGCCCCCTGTCTATTCATGTTATGATCAATAACCTGCATGTGTGATCTCTGtccacatgcagccactttgcTCATTAAAGGGCCAACCCAGCCGGTTCTGGAGGGAGACCAATTCACACTGGAGTGTCTGTACTCAGACTCTGAACTCAACATCAGCCAGGTCCATTTCGAGGTCTTCTCCAAGGTAAGCCAAATAGGTCGGTGGGTTTGAGAGGAAATGGAGGAAAGAagtagttcattttaaaagttcAAGACCATCCTCTCACTATTATTTGGGCTTGCTTACAACACTGCAGTGTTGGTAAGAATCGACCATTCGAAAGATTGATCATTTcattatgatgttttttttccatacgGGCTGATACTGTACATAACAACAGAACGCTCACTGAACTTATTTGCAGTGGTTGTCCCTATATGGACATTCAACTGCTCTATGTAAATATCACATCATCCAGCAGCTGGCTGCTGTGTGGTTCAACACAGTTGAGAATTGTACAAAGACCATAACATAGGAAATGTATCCATCTGATAACTCCTCAAAGTAGGCCTTATGTCGTGTGATTATTCAAAATAAATCTGTCACTGTATGTTTTCAGTAGTGcaaatttgtgaaaaaaaaaaaaaaaatcttaataaagtttattaaaactctttctttctttcccttcaCCAGCACATGCAGAGCTGGCGTACAGTTTGGGAGCGATCTTGGTGCTACTATTCGATGGAAATTGAGCGGACAGCAGAAAGTCTCCTGCTGTCTATCCCCCGTGCAGGAAGTTTCTATGAGGGGCCCTACCGCTGTGTGTCCGACAACGAAAATGTGACTGCACCAGACAACTCCTCCCAGCCGCTGGCCGTCAAAGTGTATTGTGAGTGCCTGGTTGATAATACGTGGAAGCTGTCTGCTGAAACTCTGTGGAACAATGACTCTGTGACACTGTATTTGCTTTTTCTGTGTCCTGTAAAGGTCATAGAGATTTCTGCAGGAATCTGACAATAAGCTAGGTAAAAATGTGACTTTCAAATCAGATACACAACTTCTGTGTTTTACTTTCCAATAAGGAAATACGTGGCATTGCTGAGAATACTGACGTTATACTGACAAAGAAGGAAGTATAAAAAACACCATTGGTTAACCGTGTACGCAAGAAGACGGGACACAGAGACTCTGAAATCTTGCAATTTCCGTCTTATTTCTAACCAGCATGAGGTAAAGACAATTTTTCAGATATGGACTGAGCTTTCCTCACAGTGAGGgatagaaaaacacattaataGTTAATAAGACAAGACATATCTATGAAATGCAGCTGCAGAGCGTGTACAACAAAACAACTGCAAAAAGTACAGATCCAGTGAAAGCCTTGGGTTGCTATGATAGATTGACTACagttgtttcatttatttttcactcCAAGCAAACAAACTCCGGCTCAGGTTTGAAGCTATCAGTGTAGGACGCACAGTTACATGAAACGGCATCCATGGCGTAGCTATAGTCCGATTATCAGTGTCCTCTATCTTCTCAGTGGCCATCAAATCGACCGTAATGCTGTTTGATAGGCTCCTCAGCCTCATGGGGGGAATCAATAAGAGGCAAAGATTAGAAAGGGCTAAAAGGACTGAAGGAGacgggggaggagagagaagccaAGAGCTGGATGGACATGGGCCATCTATTGAGATGGAAGATGGGTCATTATTCACAACACTGCCCCTCTAAAGACTTTGATAAGATGAAGCCTATTATCATTAATATTGATTGCTTGGTACCACTGGGAGGTATTCATACTTGAgcctatatataaatatatatatactcaaaAGATCTGAGTGTTTAGCAGCTGCTAACACCGCAAACACGTGTTCAGTCACGTCCCAAACTCTTGCTTCATTAATGCTCGATCATTCTTCCTTGTTCCCCCTGGGTTGTAGATATGGGGGAGCTGTCACTGTCCAGGGAAGGCTACACCAGCTACCTGGGTGTCCCACAGGAGCTGAAGGTGCGACTCGGGGATGACGTGGTGGTGAAGTGCTCCGCCAGCTCATCAGAGGAGCCGAACTACTACTGGAATAAAGACGTGAGAAAGCCTTTAGAATTGTGCATAGTGGCAGTGTCCTCATTATGCTTTTGGAAACTTGTCATTCTCTCTCCGGCTCCCTCCATCCACTTTCGATGTGACCTCTTTATTTCTCTCCTGTCTTGTTCCAGTCTCTCTAGGTCGCTCTTTCTCTCTGGGCTTTGCTCAAAGCATTCTTTTAATTTTCTTCCTTCTCGAACACTGTCAAGGGTTTCTCAAGCCACTTGTTTCCCTTCGGCTGTCGTATTTCCATCCCCTCCTCTGAAGAAGTGCTCTGTATTTAAGTGACCGGTTGGCTTAGACCCACCGCTCGCTGGGGATTGCAGCTTGCCCACTTATAGAGGATTAATAGTTTAATGAGGTCTAGACAAGAGCCAGTCAACCTGAAAACAATTATGTGGATAGATTTCTAatgattgtttttgtgtttggttaACCAGTATTGAATTATTCAACTGAGCTCTTCACTGAGCTAAGAAACTCTCGCCCGAGGGAAATTAAGACGTCTGCGTGTAAAATGCTAAAGTGACAATAGGCATGTAGAACAAGAAGAAGTTGATGAGCTGAGATACACTGTGCCCTTGTGGTGAGAAAGTGGTATTACACTTTGAAGGTGTCATCAAAATCAGCACTACTGCCACCAGCAAGTCCCAGGTTGTAATGAAGCCACGCAACCATGAAGATATCTTGGGAACAGGCAGACGTAATTGCCAAGTTCCCCCTTTTGTTATTCTTTTTGATAAGTCGGCTCAGGGTTAATATGCTTGTTAAAGGGTCACTGCTAATCCGGGTTTTAAATGGGTTTACAAGTCCAAATCCAATTCAGTAGACATTTTATACTGCTAATACTGTTTGTCTTCCACATGATCGTATGTAGTGCTTTAggtttttttgccatttttttgttGAATATACAGCACTATCACTttgatgaataataataattattattattattgtcagcATGACTGACAGGTCCGTCACTGTGTGGAGTTGGAAATCATTAAGGGCACCAGCACTCATGATTCACCTGTCGATCTATTCCTGCTCAATTTACATAAATCACAAGACCTTTGGAAAAGAAGAATGAAACAAGGAAACGATgatggaatgtgtgtgtgtgtgtgtgtgtgtgtgtgtgtgtgtgtgtgtgtgtgtgtgtgtgtgtgtgtgtgtgtgtgtgtgtgtgtgtgtgtgtgtgtgtgtgtgtgtgtgtgtgtgtgtgtgtgtgtgtgtgtgtgtgtgtgtgtgtgtgtgtgtgtgtgtctgtctaagcTTACAGTAAGTATGACAGGAATGGATATGGGGCAGAAAGCAGCATCAAAATGGCCCACTTTGACAGACAGCCGCCGTGGGCATATTGGCCCCCGGTAATGACAGCAGGACAGAGGCAGAAACGGGCCACTGCTTTGGGAGCCACTGGATTTGCATACAAAATGCTGCTTTGGCCAGACCTGGCCTTTATGGGAAATCCTCTTAATTCCAATCCATTCAAATTGAAATGGACTTTCTTGGCAGGAGCTGTAGCTCCCAGGAGCCAAATCATTTGCATGgtgtaatgtctttttttctttttctttacccACCCCTTcgcgtttgtttgttttccaatCCTTGTGTTTGGCCTATTATTTGTTTCCTCCCATGTCGGCTCTATCTCATAATAGCGCTGCTATTTTTGTGTCAACAATTCATCCCGTTCCCCCGCCATCTCATTATGTGTTGTGTTAACAGTCTGTTGTTGCGGCATTATTCTTTGCGGATGATGGTGTTATCTGGGTTATTGACTTGTGTCGATGTATGTTCATTCATTGGGATTATCGCTCAGGTAAATACACTTCATTTGGGACTTTGGGGACTGTTCTCTGAGGGCCGTGCACCAGcagatatttctttctttctgcttgTGCCACGCTGCCATTGCCAgtttctctgtttctccctttcttgttctattttgttttctttttgtctcacCCAAATCAGCCAAAATAACACTTTCTgccccttttctttctttctctcttttacaATCCTCATGTCTGACAGTCTCAGATTCTCTCGCTGTCTCCCTTTTGCCAGCTAGCGTCGTCTATTCTCCATCTTTCTTATGCTCTCAGCACAATTTTAATATGTAGGAGTTTGTCGATTCTGTCAGGGCTGGCAAACAATCCAgccaatttttttctttctactttcACTCTCCTACGCTCTCTTGTATattctccatctttctctctcagggTGACGACTGGATCCTGCCTTCCTCTACGCTGACGCTGAGGAAGATGAGTGCAATGGATGAAGGACAGTACACTTGCATAGCCACGCATCCCTCTGTGGAGTCACTAAGCAAGAAACGCAGCTTCAGCATCACCGTGTTGTCGGGTAAGAAAAGCCTATAGATCTAACAAGTCCTGTTGTCCTTTATACTGTGTAGAGCCGTCTTttcctgcttcctctttctAAAGACCTGTTTGGGATTTCTTTGTAACTGTTCAACATCCcctaagcaaaaaaaacaaaaaaaaacattgtgttctACTTCTCAATCAGCCGCTTGAATGTGACCAGAAAGATCAGGTGTTTGTGTGCAATCACGTCATCAAGAGCATATGCAGAAGTTCTCATTTGTGAAAGTGTGAAACCTTTAAAGCCCTTCATTTCTAAAGAACTACAGGGTTGAGGTTACATTTATCTGCAttcaaaaattataataaaaagtaGTAAAAAGACTGTGATGCTGTAATACAGAGAGGTGAAGACATTTATGAAAACACCTCACtttaaaaaaggtgacaaagaaGCCCACATTTAATTacctttaaaatgtcaaatggAAATAGCTAAGATGATATGGGACATTAATAGATTTTAAATAACATACATAAATGGCAATGACAGAACTGCACCAACTTCAAACAATAAGATGATAATTATTAGATAAAAAAGAAGCAATGattttatcttttgaattttttaatcttttgactGAAATTCCAGGTCAAATATAAATGTACTCTTGAGCACACAGCGTAGAGGCAAGCTTAGAGTTTAGTCATCAGCCGTTAACTGAAATGTACTGATCTTCTGAGATTTTGATGCACCCATGGGATAATGATGGGATGATAACAATTAGTGAAAGTCTGCAGACACTCCTTGATTAGAAGTCTGGCTGTCTGTTAGCTTTTGTAGGTGGATGTCTACAAAGTGACAGTTTTTTCTTTGTCTGAATGACTGACTGACTCATGAAACGTGAAAGTTGTATTCAAGTGGAGAACTAATTTCATTACAACATTCTAGCTAATCCAATTTACGGCACTTCATCTGTCTTCATCATCTTTATCAGTGACCTGTGAGATGACTGCACTGTGTGTTAATGCTCTGCAGTTTTGAAACACCGTCCTCTCACCCTGTAGGATTCAAAAGCCTGGTGATTTCAATCGTTGAAATTATGCAACCTCTAAAAATTCAATTAAACCAATGCCTGTTATTTATTATGGTAGAGTTGTCTTATTACTTCTGCAATTGACTCATTGGTCACTGGGCTCCACAGTGGCTCCAGCATTTTTCTCTGAAGCACATGTAGTAATTAAAAAGGTAATCATTTCGagatgctggaataatgtttgCTCATCCTTGAAGGTATGGTGACCAAATGTTGCATGTCACTGCTGTTGCTTTAAAGTTGCACTACAATATAAGTACAAACCTTAAGCAAAGATCCCTCATATCAAGAAATCCTCTTCACATATGGAACAACTGTATATGTGAACAGGCAAAGCATGTCTTTGTTGCTGCCTCAAATCCTCATAACCATAATTCTTCAATCCATGAAATCCGcaaatgttttatataatttGTAGTCTATGAACATGAAGGGGATAATCATGATTTTAAAATTATAAAAGGCAGACTTCTTGACAACGGGTGCTGTGTAAGGCAGCATGGCCATCTGAACTCTGCACAGACACTCTTTTCTtccataaacaaacaaacaggaggaTGCCTTTAGAGGCTTTGCCTGGAGGAGGGAAGCTCGTAGCTTTGCTGATCTCTGAGTCTGTGTGATGCATGTTTCCCTTCATGTCTGACTGATCTGTCCCACAGAGGATGCCGCCTGGTACGAGTCTAGTAATGGCCGTCTCGTGTTGATGACCTCGGCGGCGGGTGTCTCTCTCTTGGTGTTCATCCTCTCCATGACTGTATTCCTGTGCCGCAGGGCTAAGCAGACCAAGACCAGCAAGGGACCCATGTAAGAAACCACTGTTTGAGTGTTTGTGTCTGCTAATCTTTCATAATAAGCAATCACTTTTCTCTTTACTTGTGATCTTGATCTTTATTATAAATTCAAAATGTGTATGGATAACATGACTCTGAATGGGTaatgtgtgtgcgcctgtgtgatTGTTTGATTTCTTTACTGTACTTTGTCCACACTCACCTTCCTATTTTCCATAGCTCAGCCCCGGTCTGTCCTGCAGTTTGACTTTATATTACGGATATTGTTATTGCTGCAATATTTCATTctgtctagtgtgtgtgtgtgtgtgtgtgtgtgtgtgtgtgtgtgatataccTCACACTATGCGTGTGTTATGTATGCCAAGTGATCTTCAGAAAACCTTTCCACACGtgcagatttttttgtgtttttaaaggtgtTATCCACATTGAATATTAAAGTCCCTCTCAGCAGGTCTGATCTACTTGACCCCACCCTTGATTTCTTCCATGCTCCCTCCTCTCCCAAGTGTCGCCACACCCTTGTGAAAACCCTGAGCTAAAGGCACTAGTTTTAATTCTGCGATAGTATATCACGTATAAAAAAGGCACGTACAGTAAGAACAGTAGCAGAAGTCCCATGTAAACCCACTGCTGACAGCATGTTAATGTGCACCATGACCACATGCAGCTTCGCTCATTAACTTCTTTTCCATATGGGCTTAAAAGAGCCTTTTCAAAGGGCATAATTGCCTGCTTCATACATgatttctgtgtctttgtggtGGCGTAGAATATACAGTTGAATCCTTGCAAGTGTGGCTGGGCATGTGCTACCGTGTGTGCATGAGCATGTGTGTAtacaaaagagagacagagagctaaagagagaaaaatggaCTTTCACAGCCAGCCAGGTGTGGCTCCAATCGTTCGGTTCTAGCCTATAATTTCCTCTCTTATACTTTTCTAGTGCCTACTGGGAGGTCGATATACTGATAATAattctcctctttctttccttcttttttttctctctccagtgATGACCGGTCTCAGAAAAAGCCCATCTACAAAGCCAGTGTGGAGTCCCTGCCCTCCACCTGTGCAGACAAACAACCTCTGGTTTGACTGCCCAGGTAGGTGGAAGGATGAAGAGTGGGGAGGAAGATGGAGCGAGAGATGAAGAAGATGGAGTGGGTAGCCAGAAAATGAGTGATAGCATTGACGGGGATACTTAAAGAGGGAGGAGGTGGTATAGGGTTATGGATGGTCACAttgggggaggagagagggaggaaaggagggaagaGGGGCATTTGGAGACTGTAGAGAAGGGAGAGCCAAATCAGAAACAAGCTGGGTGTGAAAAAAACTGAAGGGCAAAAgattacttcagagacaaagagGCTGCTCTGCTTGTGGGTGTAGGCTTCAGTTATGCAAAAAGGTGGGCAATTTTCTCTTCATTTATTCTGCAGTGTGAAAAATGGTGAGGTACATTCTATAAAATGATGGGAGATATGTCAATTGTTCTTTAAGAGCTGTAAAGACTCCACAtgcaattctctctcttttacaaACATAATTACTCAGCTGCgtattatatacatattatgAATGAGCCATTTAGGCcttttgttgatttgtttcCCTTTTCAGCCTTTTTTGCATTTGTGAGAAGGTTGTTATAATCTCTTTATTTCGACAGCTCCTACAGCATGTTGCACTATGTAATTTACTGTACTTTGGATTTCTTTGACATTAAATGGatttcagaaaataatattTGCTGTCCTCCTGTGTGACATTGATTTTGTTCCATTTTAGAGATACAAAAGAGGTTGGAGAGTATTGACAACATGGTGAAAGCTAGACATGCTTGCTCGCTTGGCCGCACATCTTCTCCACCCAATGCCATCTCAGGCTTGCATCAGCTTGTTTACCAACCTTCCCTTTCAGTCTGTAAGACCTTACTCTGAAGCAATGACCTTTACTGAAAGTGCTGTGCCTGTGCATGCTTGTTTCTCCCAATCTGGCTGCAGGCACAAAAGCAGTCAATTCAGctcacaaacacatgcatgaaCTAAGAAACTCACACTTGCACACAATAATAGCGAAGCCTTGAGACTTTGCCCATCCATTATAAGAGTAGGCAGGGTTAGCCACTGCTAGTTCTACTTCAATATGAACTAGATTAAGTCTATTCTGATTCCGCCAAAATTAAACATCATAGACTACAACTTCATCTTTTTAATTTTCTCCTCTGTTGCCTCGTAACCCTTAACGCTGCACCACAGCACCATCGCTTATTACCATAACCGTGCTCATAATGCAGAGAATTTCATTATGCTTGTCTGTTGAAGTTATGTTGGGTTTTATGTGGTTTTATTATCGGTGTGTGGTTGACCGTAGGCCGTAGTTAATAATGGGCGAAGCGGCAGTTCAACAATGACACTCCATTAACGGGTGCATGTGCCACAGAGCACAGCCAGGATAATGTTATTAAACTGATTATTCAAGCCCCCTGTACAGCTCGCCTCTGCTGCAACCATTATTTGTCGAGCATTTTACAGACTCCTTGTATTTATTTTCCAACTCTACAAACTTCTGCTTACTTTATGTCTTAAGCCATGCCCAGGAATAAAGAGAAAACAGATGGGGCGACTTTAAGCGAAACAGACTTTTCAAAAATCTTCACGCTctgtaggaaaaaaaataaaataaaatgccctCCTGCATGTCAAATGCCAGCGAGCACCATCCTGTTTTGGCCTTTGAGTCAGTCATGAGTGAAAAGCTGCGTGCTCCCTAGTGAGCTTTGGTCCTGGGGCTTCAACCGGTTGGCCAGAAAAGACAAGATTATGTATCAGGAATTTCACAGAGTGGAGCTGTCCTTGAGGTATACTTTGTTTGGGAGCGAGAGAAGTGTGGTTTACAGTGACATTTTGACCCCTGATAGTGCCTCATGGATAAACCATCGTACAACAGCTTAGGGTGATGCAGGAGCTATGCAGAGAATACAGAgcagccaaaatgtattgtctgGTGCAGGCAGGGTCCTTACAGGACAAGGATGCAGATCTGTGACATTAAAGTCTGGCAACTCCTCTCTAGTGTCAATAGTTAGTCTCCAAACGTCCTGACAGCCCTCAGTACACTGACCTACAAGTAAAGGTGAATTATACCGAACATGACACCTCATTGACTAATGCAACAAAGTGCCAGGCATTTGTAACTGTATGCCATCGCCCAGTGCTGTTCTCGTCACGGTCACTTGGCTTTGTGTGTGCATCGTGCATATGTTGTGTCAATTGGCTGAAAATGAAGGAGTGTAGTTCGCTGGAGAAGCAGGTGTTTTCCCCTCATTACTTCCTGACAATGCCCCATCTGGTGCTGGGGATCTGCTGCCACCGACTCCCTGCCAACTGGGGAGCAAACACTTGCAGAGAGGCTGACAGGGAAAAATGGGATGGGAATCTGGGAATGAGTTGGGCAGATACTATCCTCGCCAAAACAGCAAGGTTAAAATTTGTGTTGAGAAAGAAAATCACAGAGGGGTAGAGAGCCTGAAGCTGAGACTttcgagttcggagtgagaacagTTTGGACTTGGACACACATCCACGCAAAAAGAGGTCAGAGATGAGGTGAGAGTTCCAAGCAACTTTATGGAAGCCAAGAGTAGAAATATTAATATTGATGCTCTGATGCATT
This window of the Perca flavescens isolate YP-PL-M2 chromosome 6, PFLA_1.0, whole genome shotgun sequence genome carries:
- the si:ch211-79k12.1 gene encoding uncharacterized protein si:ch211-79k12.1 gives rise to the protein MKVLLLAAVVALIHGSYATLLIKGPTQPVLEGDQFTLECLYSDSELNISQVHFEVFSKHMQSWRTVWERSWCYYSMEIERTAESLLLSIPRAGSFYEGPYRCVSDNENVTAPDNSSQPLAVKVYYMGELSLSREGYTSYLGVPQELKVRLGDDVVVKCSASSSEEPNYYWNKDGDDWILPSSTLTLRKMSAMDEGQYTCIATHPSVESLSKKRSFSITVLSEDAAWYESSNGRLVLMTSAAGVSLLVFILSMTVFLCRRAKQTKTSKGPIDDRSQKKPIYKASVESLPSTCADKQPLV